Genomic window (Deinococcus sp. Marseille-Q6407):
CGCGAAACTCGTTCTGCACGCCGCGCATCTCGGCTCGGATGGCTTCCAGCTCGGCACGGCCGTCCTGGCCGGCAGCGCGGGCGTCGGCGTAACCCTTCATCAGTTCGGACAGGCGGCTTTGCTCAATGATGGTCTGCAACGCGGCTTTTGCCATGAAAGTGCTCAGGCTCTTGTCCAGCGCTTCTTCTGCGCCGGCCCAGTCGCCGGACTCGAAGGCATTCATCAGACTGGACTCCAATGTGCCGCTGACAGTCTGTGCCAGGTCGCCAAAGATGGTGGCAGCCTGGGATTTGAATTTGGCGGACTCCTTCTCCATTACCTGTGGCCCTCCTCCAAAGAGGTCCCAAATCATCCGCTGGAAGAAGTTCCCCTTGGCCCTCTTCTCGCGGGCTTCCGCGTCTTTTTGCAGCTCATCATAGAAGGGGTTTTTTATGCCCCCATAATTCATGCTGCCCGCCGCCTTGCGCTGTTCGGCGGCCAGTTCAGCCATCTCCTTTTTCATGGCCTGAATGCCCGGAATAAAGTTGTCAATGGCGTTGCCGAGGTTCATCACACCTTCCACGGCAGCCGAAATACCCCCGGCGATGTCGCCTGCGCTGAATTTCGCATAAGCCTCCATGCCTTTGCCAATGCCAGTAGCGGCCTGCCCTATTCCCTCGGCCAGCTCGTTTGCTCCGAAGAGGTTCATGACGTTCGACAGCGCCCCACCCCACTTTTGGACCAGCTCAATTTTGCTGTTCCACAGCTCTTGCCCGGCCTTCACTTCGTCGGCATTCTGCTTGTTGGTCAGTTCAGCGCGGGCTGCCAGGAAGTCGCCGTAGGCCAGCAGGTAGTCCTCGCTGCCCATGTCCAGGCTGCCCAGTACGTCGCTCCAGTGGGCATTAAAGGCGGCCAGGTCCAGTTCATTCCGGCGCCGGGTGTATTCGACCACGTCCATGCCCTTGCCAGTGCGCTGCGCGGCGGCCCACTCCCCTTCCAGCTCAGCTATTGCCAGCTTCTCGCCCGCCACGCGGCGGCGTTGAGTCTGGTCACGCAGCAGCTTCTCGCGGGCAGCGATACCGTCCGCTTCAATTTTGGTCTTGGTTGCCTGGAACTGGGCTTCCAGCACTACCGCGTCGCCACCCTCTTTGATTGCCAGGTCGCGGGCACGCCGGGCGGCCTCGATTTGCAGCCGTTCGCGCTCGTTGATGTAGGTCATCTCCGAGACCAGCCCGCGTGCATGGCGGCTTTCCAGGGCGTCCATGTCTGACCGCTCCGCAATGTCGGCCAGCTTGTCGGGGCGGTCTTTCCGCAGCTCGTCTCGGCGGTTAGACTCGCTCTGCACGGCCTTGAGCTGGTCCCTGTTCTTGCTGGCTTCCGCCAGCCGGGCGGCGGCTTGCAGCTCTTCATCGGTCAGAAACTTTAGGCCCTCGGCGAAGGCCCGCAGGTCCTCTTCAGCCCCCATACCGCGCATGAACTCTTCCCAGCTGCGGTTCATTTGATCAATGGCATCCGTGACGATCACCAGTGAACCCGCTACATTGTCGCCTCGATCAGCAGCCTGCTCCAGCGCGACCCGAACCGATTCGAGGTACGCCAGAGCACCGGCCCCGTCGCCACGCTGCGCCATTTCCTGGGCGCGGCTCACATCGTAGGTGGCCACCGCGTTGTAATTGTCTCCCTGATCTTGAAGAGCGGCGGCCACTCCCAAAGCAGCCTGCCCCACCGTGTCAATCTGCTTGACCAGGTCGGCAAAACCTTGCTTTTCCGCCTCCTTCCGCAAGTCTGCCAGCGCCTCAGCTGCGTTATTGAAGGCGTCACCTGTGAATTGCCCGGCCTGGGCCGCTTTGGTGATGTCGTCCTTGAGATCATTTAACCGCTTAGAAAGCGCGTCCGAAGCGTCTGTGGTGGCCTTGCCAGCGTCTTTCTGCCCCTGCTTGATCTGCTGAGCGGTCTGGGTTACGACCAGGCCATAGGCACGGTACAGGCCAGTGTTGCGCTCCAGGAAGCGGGTTTCTGCGTTGGCGAGGTATTGGGTGGCCTCTGCCTGGGTAATTAGGCCCTTCCGTAGCTTTTCGTTAATACCAGCCTTCTCTTCTGCCAGTTGCTGCTCGTTGCGGCGCTTGCCGACCACCAGTTCCGCCTGCGCCACACGCCGTGCGGCGTCGATTTCGCGGTCAGCGAAGGCGTCAATGGCAGCTTGACGGGCTGCGAGGTTATCGCCGGCAGCGGCTACGGCCTTTTCGCGTTCCAGGCCAATCTGGGTCTGCAGATCACGCTCGGCCTGCAGGGCGTTTTCAGCTCGCTCCAGCGTGGCGGCCGATTCGATTTCGGTGCGGGCCTGCTCGCTCTCTCTGGTGCGCTCCTCGTTGGCTTCGGCCGCTTCATCCAAGCGGCGCTGCCGATCTGCCTCGGCGGCGGCCAGGGCATTGGTGCGGTTGTTTTCGGCAATTCTTAGGGCCGATTCCTTTTCCTGGTCCGTGCCGTTCTCGGCAGCGCGCTTCTCGGCGGCATAGGTGGCTTCAATGACGGCCACCTGTGCGTTGTATACGTCGTTGGCGTACTCTTTCTCAATTTGCAGCTTTTTGGCTACGTTATCCCCAGCTTTGCGAAGTTCTTCGTCGCGCAGCTGCTCCAGGCGGGTCACTTCCTGCTCGGCCAGCTTGATGTTGTTCTGGCGCAGGGCTTCAGCAATCCTGGCTCGCGCCTGTGCCCGTTCCTGATCGCGGCGTTCAGCTTCCTTGTCAGCTTGCTCCTGTTCCTGCTTTGCCTTTTCGCGCTGGGCCTTGCGGACCTCGTAGGCGGCTCCTTCGGCGTCGTAGACGGCCTGCTTGGCCTTATCGCCGTTAATCCAGGTCTGGACCGCCCGCTGCGCCTGCGCCAGTTTTACGGAGTCGCCGCTATTCTGGGCGGCTTCCAGCGCCTTGTACTGCTTCAGTGCGTCGTTGCCATATTTACGGATGTCGGCGGCCGTGGCGATGTACGTGCCACTGGTCTTCTCGCCCTTTTTGCTGAGCTGGTCCAGCACGAAGCCGTTCTCTTCCGATTCCTTCCGGAAGGCTTCGAGTGCGTTCTTGGCTCGCTGTAGGGCCTGCAGGTTCACGGGCGACTTGTTTTTATCGACGGCTGCCTGCGCCTTCTCTACCGCGTTCAGCAGCTTCTGGGCCTGACTGACCTGCTCGGCCGTGGTTTCCTTTGGCACACCGGCCTGGGCGGTTTCTTTGGAGGTGCCGATACGCTTCAGGATGCCCTCGTAGTACGCCTTTACCTGGGGCTTCAGCTTGGGATCTTTTAGGAGGGTCTGAACCTGCTTTTCCACGCCACTCAGCTGGCCGATGTATTTCTTGGTGGCGCCTGCGTAGCCCGCAGAGTTCTTGTCCAGCGTGGCGTATGCCTTGTCCAGCTTGTCCAACGCGGCAATCAGCCGATAGGCCGATTCCAGGTCTTTGTTACTCACCGCCTTCCCGGCGGCTTGATTCGCGGCCGTGCCGGTGCTGGTCACCGTGGGCCGAGGTGGCGTAGGCGCAGGACGGGTGGGGGGCTTTGGCTGAGCGGGGGGGCGCCCCATTCCACTGGGAGACTGGAATGCGGGGCGTGGGACGCCACCCGTGCCGAAATAATCACGGATGTGGCCCCGGAAATAGTTGGACTGCACTGCTTCGCCGGGCGCGATATAGCCGTCTTGATTGGTATCCCAGGGGTTAATGCCCCGGCTGTTGCGGTTTGCGTCATATGCAGGCGAGCCGGCACGGTAGCCTGTGCCACTGATGGCATCGTAGACGGCACCCAGAGAGGTCTTGCCCGGCTGGCCGATGCCGCGCTCACGGAGGTAGCGTTCCACGTATTGCATCTGCTGGTCAAAGCTCAGGGCGCCGAATTGGTCGCGGCTCATGCCGTAGTAGTCCCAGCGGCTACGGTTGCCTCCGTGGTCGGTGCCGTCAGTGTACTGCATGAACTGAATCAGGCCGGTGCCAGAGCTGTTGTGGTTGCGGGCGTTGGTGGTGAATTTGCCCCCGGTTTCAAAGGAGATAACGGCTGCCAGGTCGTTCGGGCTGATACCGAGGCGCTGGGCCACAGCTTGAATTACTGCGCCCTTGTCGGCGTTGAAGCCGATAGTTTGACCGCTTACGCTGCCACCCGAGCGAGACTCGCTGGCGCCGCTCAGCCAGTTCAGCGTCTTGGGGTCCACAGGCTCGCCGTTGACCTGCACTTCCAGGTGGACGTGCGGGCCAGTGCTGTTGCCGGTGTTCCCAGAGCGGCCGATCAGGGTTCCAGCCGCCAGACGCGCCCAGCCGCCGTTGCGCTTTGCTTCTGCTTGCAGGTCTTTGTTGATCTCCGACAGGTGCGCCAAGATGATAGTCCGGCCCTGAGCGTCCACAATCCGGGCAAAGTTGCCCCAGCCGCCAGCTTCATAGCCGTACTGGATTTTGCCCTGCAGCGGGGAGACCAGGCCGGTACCGACCCGCGTGGAGTAATCTCGGCCCAGGTGCCCTCGGCTGTCATAGCCATACCGGCCGGGATTGGAGCCAAACCCCTGCGAAGGGGTGGCACGGCCCAGGCCCAGGGCGTTGAGGAAGCCTTGCCAGGTGTACTGGCCCGCCACGTCGTTGCCGCCATTGGTGTAGGCGTTGGTCTGCGCATTATTCATGGCGTTCCGGGTGATGCCCAGCAGGTCTTTGGCCCAGTCGGGGATGCTTCCCAGCATGGCTTCCAGAGCGGCCTGAATTTTGATGACCAGCGCCTCTCCCAGCCCAGCCAGGGCACCGATAAGGCTGTTCTTCAGGTTGCTGCCGATTAGCGCGGCCTTTTCCTTGACACTTTCTGCCAGGGTGCCTAGGCGCTCGCCCATGGCCTTCGCCATGTCGATCATGGACTGCGTGGCGGCCACACCGCTGTCTTTGGAGGTCTTCGAGAAAAAGTCCCAGGCCCCCTTCCAGTCGCCCTTCATGACGCGGCTGACTGCCCCGATGATGCCGCGAATGGTGTCCAGCGCAAAGCGCATGTACTTGCCCACGACTTCCACAGCCTGCTGGACCACCGGCCCCCAGTTGTCCCACATGGGCTGGCCGTACCGCTTCCAGGCCACCGTGATGAGTTCGAAGGCGTTTCCAATCAGGCCCACGGCGCTGCTGACAATGGGCACGACCTGCTCCATTGCTGTCCGCACAATAGGAGCCATGCGCTGAAATACGGGTACCACCACCTCTTGAAAGGCGGCCCTGGCTTGCCCAAAGGTGGTCAGGAAGTTGCGCCCCAGCTCTGCCAACTGCGGCTTCACTCTTTCGATGAAGGCACCAAGCTGCGGGAAGCGCTGCATCAGCGCCTGCAAAGGCCCCCCGCCGTTTGATACCGACGACTTGAACTGATTGAAGGCATCCGTGACCTGCTCGAAGATGCGCCCCACTGTGCGGATGGGGCCGGCCAGCGCCGGAAACTTCTCAGTCAGCACATCCAATGGACGCTGCGTGCCCAGCACGGCTTCGCGTACCGTCTCCAGCACCCGGCCTACGGTAGACAGCACCGGCGCAACAGTTCGAATAACCCCGCCCAGGTTCGGGAACGCCTGCGCTAAAGCCTCAACCGGGTTCTCCCCTGCCTTCAGTGCCTGCATGAAACGGCCAAAGGCGCCAGCGACTAGCCCGAAGGTGTTTTTTGCCTGCTGCATGACCGGATCCAGGGCACCCCAGACGCTGCGGAGGTTTTCCACAACCCCGGACAGCTGTGGGAAAGCCTGTGCCAGCACCTGCAGGGGGTCTTTGCCCTCCGCGAAGGCGCGGGCCATCTGCGCGGCGGTGCCAATGGCGCTGGCGGCCAGCTGGTTAAACTGCTGTACGGCAGGCATGGTCAGCTCGCCCATGGCCTTGCTAAAATCCTTCTCTGCCAGTGCCATTTCCTGTTTGCTGCGGACGTAGTCGTTCTGAATGCTGCTCAGCGCTTCTACTTCGGTGCCAGTGGCGGTCATCACCAGATTCGCCAACACCTGCGCCTTTTCCTGCTGTGTCAGGGCGTCGGCCGTCTTGTTGACGCTCTTGGCGTACTGGTCAAAGGCGGGGCCGAGGTTTTCCGAGATGCCAATGGAGTTCAGCGCAGCCGATAGCCCTGTGACAGCCGCGTCACCCACGCGCTCAAAGCCGTCAGAAGCGTCGCGGCCAAAGGCAATGGCTGACGCTGCCGCCCCGGTCATGACCTCTTCCAGCTTGCCCATGTCGGTAAAGCCCGCCCGGATCAGGGTGGTCATGGAGTCTTTGACCTCGTCTACCGACATGCCAAACTTGCTGGCAAGCCGCTCCGCAGCCCCATTTGCCTCATCCATGCGAACGCCGAAGCGCGCCAGAGTCAGGTCGAACACTTTACCGGCCGTGGCCGATTTGTTGGTCGCGTCCGCCCACTCTCCGGCTTGCCCGGTGAGTTCGCGCATACCATCAGACAGACGATCTACGATGTCCAGCCCCGCGCTCAGACCTAGCAGGCCGCCCTGGAATCCTCGCAGGCCGCCCTGAACGTTGACCAGTCCACTCCCCAGGCCCATGAGGCTGCGCTGTGCGCCGCCTAACCCAGCGGTAAGGCGGGTCAGGTTAGAGTTGGCGGCCAGTGCGCCTCGGCCCAACTGCTCTGCTCCCTGGCCGGCTGCCACAAAGCGGCCTCGTACGTCCCGCAGACGCCCATCTGCGCCCCGGAGAGTCTTGTCCAGACGGTCAGTTCGAGTGTTCAGATCGCGCACGCCAGCGGCTAGCCCGCGTACCTCCGCCTCTCCCTTAATTACCGCTTGGATTGTCAGCAAAGTGCGGTCATTCACCACTCTATGGTTTCAGGGGGGGTGACAGGATGGCCGGCCTGCCAGGGGGCTTTTGCTATGGTGCGCCCATGCAAAAACATGCTTGGCTTTGTCTCGCCCTCACCGCCTGTAGCGCCCCGGTCGCCGTGGATATGTCCGACCCCGCCGCGGCCGCTCAGGAGCTGGCGCGGACACTTGGCAGTGAGACGCAAGACTGCGCGGGCCTGCTGAGCGCCCAGGCTGTCGCCACCTTTGAGCAGGTGGGGTATCGGAGCCTCAGCTGCGCCCCGCTGAAGGGCAGTGCAGCCAAAGCCCGCGCCTCCCTTGACAAGAAATACGCCGACAAGATGAGTGCGCCCTGGGAAACGATGGCCGGCACCGATCAAATCGCCTTCTACAATTTTGGTACGCCCGAAGACGTGTTTGTGATGCTGCGGGACAGCGACAAGCTGATGGTGTCGGGCCAGCGGTAGTTCACTTCTGCTGCTGTTCCTGCCGCTGTTGCCATTGCCACAGCGCCTCTTCGGTCGTAGCCCAGAGCATCACTGCCATGTCAAACCGCAGCGCATCTATCGGCTGTGCGTGGCGCAGAATGACCAGGTCACTCGGCTGCTTGCTGTACGCCTTCCCCATCTGGTGTAGCGGAGCTGCCCAGCGCACCAGGAAAGTCCTGCGCCTTTTCCTTCGCCGCATCCCCTCCCTTCTTGCTGTTGAAGTGCTCAACGGCTTTGGAGAGAAAGCCAAAATCCCGCCCCATGCCCAGGTCAGAGGAATCACGGCGCCCCCCATAGAGTTCCCGCAGGTCGTCCAGCGACGGCGCGACCACCGCCTCCCGCAACATGGCATTGCGGCTGCGCCGAATCATCTCCATCACGCTGAGCGTCATGGTGGGCAGCTTCATCATGTCGGCCACCGAACCGTCGCTCATGGTTTTTCCGGACGACTCCGCGTAGGCGGCGGCCACTTGTAGCAGCTCACCGGAGTTGGCACTTTCACTTACGCCATCCAATGTAATGACCTCGGTGTCTACCTGACGAATGACCACCTCAATCTTGCTGCCCGGCAGCGTCACGCGCTTGCTCATGCCAGGGAACTTCTCAATGGGCTGGAGCGGAGTCTTCTGAATCTCAGTCATGCCCCTATGGTGCGGCACGTGGTGACAGTGCAGCACGCCGAGCCGGTTATTACTCGATCACTGTCGTCTTGATGGTGGCATCGTCCTTCGTGGTGCCCTTGATGACGCAGCCCCACTTGGACCGCAGCATGGCCCCAAACGAATTTTGTGAATCCACGGTTGCCATATAGGTCCAGGCACTTTCGCCATCCAGCCATACGGGGTCGTCGCCCGTCTGGAACTTCGCCGTACTGGGGGCCTTCAGCTTGTTTTTCAGGCTCTCTTCGCAATCCACTATGACCTCGAACTTGTTCATGTTGGGCAGCTTGTTTTTTTCGGCTTCCTTCGCGGCCTTCTCTTTTTCCGCCTCAGCCTTTTGGGCAGCTGTATCAGCTGCGGCCTGAGTGGAATCTGCGGCCGGCTGCCTCTCTGTTGTCTGCTGAGTGCTTTGGGCCTGCTGGCTGGCTGCTCGCTCCTCAGGACTCATGGTGGCACCGGCTAGGATGCTCAAGCCGAGCCAGGCGGCCAGCGCCTGCCACGCCCGCTTTTTGTGCATAGAGTTTTTCTTCCGTGTAAAAAAGAAATAGAGCAGGGCGATGAAGGCAACGGCGCTCAGAAGGCTGAAGAGGCTACTCATATTTGCAAGGTATCACTCATTTTTTCTGATTTCGCCTCATATTGTGCAGAGGTTATGGGCTGCCTTGAGCCGGGAACCCGCTTCCAGGGCAATAAAAACAGGCCGCTCAACATGGAGCGGCCTGCAGTGTGCGGTGAGAATCAGCCACCGCTTGGCAACTGGACCGTTACGGGCGGTACGCCCAGGCCCACGCCCACAGCTTCCAGGCCCACCACGATCTTGCCGGTGCCGTTGGGGATGTCGGTGGTGCGAAGTTCGGCGTTCGGAAGCGTGAAGACGTACTTCTTGCCGGCAATCTCGAAGCCGGTTTCTACCG
Coding sequences:
- a CDS encoding peptidoglycan DD-metalloendopeptidase family protein, with the translated sequence MRDLNTRTDRLDKTLRGADGRLRDVRGRFVAAGQGAEQLGRGALAANSNLTRLTAGLGGAQRSLMGLGSGLVNVQGGLRGFQGGLLGLSAGLDIVDRLSDGMRELTGQAGEWADATNKSATAGKVFDLTLARFGVRMDEANGAAERLASKFGMSVDEVKDSMTTLIRAGFTDMGKLEEVMTGAAASAIAFGRDASDGFERVGDAAVTGLSAALNSIGISENLGPAFDQYAKSVNKTADALTQQEKAQVLANLVMTATGTEVEALSSIQNDYVRSKQEMALAEKDFSKAMGELTMPAVQQFNQLAASAIGTAAQMARAFAEGKDPLQVLAQAFPQLSGVVENLRSVWGALDPVMQQAKNTFGLVAGAFGRFMQALKAGENPVEALAQAFPNLGGVIRTVAPVLSTVGRVLETVREAVLGTQRPLDVLTEKFPALAGPIRTVGRIFEQVTDAFNQFKSSVSNGGGPLQALMQRFPQLGAFIERVKPQLAELGRNFLTTFGQARAAFQEVVVPVFQRMAPIVRTAMEQVVPIVSSAVGLIGNAFELITVAWKRYGQPMWDNWGPVVQQAVEVVGKYMRFALDTIRGIIGAVSRVMKGDWKGAWDFFSKTSKDSGVAATQSMIDMAKAMGERLGTLAESVKEKAALIGSNLKNSLIGALAGLGEALVIKIQAALEAMLGSIPDWAKDLLGITRNAMNNAQTNAYTNGGNDVAGQYTWQGFLNALGLGRATPSQGFGSNPGRYGYDSRGHLGRDYSTRVGTGLVSPLQGKIQYGYEAGGWGNFARIVDAQGRTIILAHLSEINKDLQAEAKRNGGWARLAAGTLIGRSGNTGNSTGPHVHLEVQVNGEPVDPKTLNWLSGASESRSGGSVSGQTIGFNADKGAVIQAVAQRLGISPNDLAAVISFETGGKFTTNARNHNSSGTGLIQFMQYTDGTDHGGNRSRWDYYGMSRDQFGALSFDQQMQYVERYLRERGIGQPGKTSLGAVYDAISGTGYRAGSPAYDANRNSRGINPWDTNQDGYIAPGEAVQSNYFRGHIRDYFGTGGVPRPAFQSPSGMGRPPAQPKPPTRPAPTPPRPTVTSTGTAANQAAGKAVSNKDLESAYRLIAALDKLDKAYATLDKNSAGYAGATKKYIGQLSGVEKQVQTLLKDPKLKPQVKAYYEGILKRIGTSKETAQAGVPKETTAEQVSQAQKLLNAVEKAQAAVDKNKSPVNLQALQRAKNALEAFRKESEENGFVLDQLSKKGEKTSGTYIATAADIRKYGNDALKQYKALEAAQNSGDSVKLAQAQRAVQTWINGDKAKQAVYDAEGAAYEVRKAQREKAKQEQEQADKEAERRDQERAQARARIAEALRQNNIKLAEQEVTRLEQLRDEELRKAGDNVAKKLQIEKEYANDVYNAQVAVIEATYAAEKRAAENGTDQEKESALRIAENNRTNALAAAEADRQRRLDEAAEANEERTRESEQARTEIESAATLERAENALQAERDLQTQIGLEREKAVAAAGDNLAARQAAIDAFADREIDAARRVAQAELVVGKRRNEQQLAEEKAGINEKLRKGLITQAEATQYLANAETRFLERNTGLYRAYGLVVTQTAQQIKQGQKDAGKATTDASDALSKRLNDLKDDITKAAQAGQFTGDAFNNAAEALADLRKEAEKQGFADLVKQIDTVGQAALGVAAALQDQGDNYNAVATYDVSRAQEMAQRGDGAGALAYLESVRVALEQAADRGDNVAGSLVIVTDAIDQMNRSWEEFMRGMGAEEDLRAFAEGLKFLTDEELQAAARLAEASKNRDQLKAVQSESNRRDELRKDRPDKLADIAERSDMDALESRHARGLVSEMTYINERERLQIEAARRARDLAIKEGGDAVVLEAQFQATKTKIEADGIAAREKLLRDQTQRRRVAGEKLAIAELEGEWAAAQRTGKGMDVVEYTRRRNELDLAAFNAHWSDVLGSLDMGSEDYLLAYGDFLAARAELTNKQNADEVKAGQELWNSKIELVQKWGGALSNVMNLFGANELAEGIGQAATGIGKGMEAYAKFSAGDIAGGISAAVEGVMNLGNAIDNFIPGIQAMKKEMAELAAEQRKAAGSMNYGGIKNPFYDELQKDAEAREKRAKGNFFQRMIWDLFGGGPQVMEKESAKFKSQAATIFGDLAQTVSGTLESSLMNAFESGDWAGAEEALDKSLSTFMAKAALQTIIEQSRLSELMKGYADARAAGQDGRAELEAIRAEMRGVQNEFRDISAEFKTAQHWDFKSGIAAGIGAIFEGADPLQALKDNLYERIKSTIVEGVMVKRYMAQIQPYLDQLGDALGKGLDPAAITQQLAAQLPGLSAQLQLGLGPIVTSLQAALGQNTAAIMGNTAALKEAQFQQTTIVNYADTGRRPDFRTRLGGM